A region from the Spirochaeta thermophila DSM 6192 genome encodes:
- a CDS encoding flagellar hook-associated protein 3, which produces MNRISTNMPNDDMVYHLQKRERALYRVQNRMSSQTRIQDLRDDPVGAAHAVRYDSFLTRLTRYGENIAYVQDYYNVVEGHLKEGVEIVQRIRELTVQAAHGTYTPEDLKAMGKEVDELLEQLVQIANARGPEGRFLFGGARTRGEPFRVVRGNVPGADDLLITGVEYIGDITEKQTEIAEGAFITTGFSGNFVFGAQQQQVYATIDALDYRVGEAGYFSIDGVRIDVTEGDTLYSIVQKINDSAAPVRARIDPVNHSLILETTVPHQLWMEDGEGSVLQDLGIIAPPDVHRPPGNIAASAVHGGGSLFDVVMRVRDAMMVGDQEALGGRGLGMIDEALSALVGKMGEIGARGTRLRFAYAHNQEEIPDVTELYAKRVDLDVSEAIIELKRLEYTHKAALSTAARILPPTLLDFLR; this is translated from the coding sequence ATGAATCGGATCAGTACCAACATGCCCAATGACGACATGGTCTACCACCTCCAGAAGCGGGAACGGGCCCTCTACAGGGTACAGAACCGTATGTCCTCCCAGACGAGGATCCAGGACCTGAGGGACGACCCCGTGGGGGCGGCCCACGCGGTGCGTTATGACTCCTTCCTCACGCGCCTCACACGTTACGGGGAGAACATAGCGTACGTGCAGGACTACTACAATGTGGTGGAAGGCCATCTCAAGGAAGGGGTGGAGATCGTCCAGCGGATCAGGGAGCTCACGGTACAGGCGGCACACGGGACCTACACCCCAGAGGACCTCAAGGCCATGGGGAAGGAAGTCGATGAACTCCTCGAGCAGCTCGTCCAGATCGCGAATGCCCGTGGCCCCGAAGGGCGGTTCCTCTTCGGAGGGGCGCGGACGAGGGGGGAGCCGTTCCGGGTGGTACGCGGGAACGTCCCCGGGGCCGACGATCTGCTCATCACGGGTGTCGAATACATCGGGGATATCACGGAAAAGCAGACAGAGATCGCGGAGGGTGCCTTCATCACCACCGGTTTCTCGGGAAACTTCGTATTCGGGGCCCAGCAACAGCAGGTGTATGCCACCATCGACGCGCTTGACTACAGGGTGGGAGAAGCCGGATATTTTTCTATAGATGGAGTGCGTATCGACGTGACCGAAGGTGATACCCTCTATTCCATCGTGCAGAAGATAAACGATTCAGCCGCTCCCGTGAGGGCGAGGATAGATCCGGTGAACCACTCCCTCATCCTGGAGACGACGGTACCTCACCAGTTGTGGATGGAAGACGGGGAAGGGAGCGTACTCCAGGATCTCGGGATCATCGCTCCTCCGGATGTTCACCGTCCGCCCGGCAACATTGCGGCCTCCGCTGTCCACGGAGGTGGTTCCCTCTTCGACGTGGTGATGCGTGTGAGGGATGCCATGATGGTGGGCGATCAGGAGGCCTTGGGAGGAAGGGGACTCGGTATGATCGATGAGGCCCTCTCCGCCCTCGTGGGGAAGATGGGTGAGATAGGCGCGCGGGGGACGAGGCTCAGATTCGCCTATGCTCACAATCAGGAGGAGATCCCGGATGTGACGGAACTCTATGCGAAGCGGGTGGATCTCGATGTTTCCGAGGCCATCATCGAGCTCAAGCGACTGGAATACACGCACAAGGCGGCCCTCTCGACGGCTGCGCGTATTCTACCGCCTACACTTCTCGATTTTCTGAGGTGA
- the fliW gene encoding flagellar assembly protein FliW, whose translation MGTVTIDTRPYGPLTVDERQILTFVNGLFGFEHLTRYALLDSHQPPFYWLQSLEDPQVAFVVIDPRVFRPDYDPAPLPSDLEALGLERQEDLLIFAIVTIPENQREMTANLQGPLLVNRKTRRAAQVISTDDRWHVKHRILEELAALRKR comes from the coding sequence ATGGGGACGGTGACGATTGACACGCGCCCATATGGGCCACTGACCGTTGACGAACGACAGATCCTCACCTTTGTGAACGGGCTCTTCGGGTTCGAGCACCTCACCCGGTACGCCCTTCTCGACTCGCATCAGCCTCCCTTCTACTGGCTTCAGTCTCTCGAGGACCCCCAGGTGGCCTTCGTGGTGATAGATCCTCGCGTCTTCAGACCCGATTACGATCCTGCACCCCTTCCTTCCGATCTCGAGGCGCTTGGGCTGGAACGGCAGGAGGACCTCCTGATCTTCGCGATCGTCACGATTCCCGAGAACCAGAGGGAGATGACGGCCAACCTGCAAGGCCCCCTGCTCGTCAACAGGAAGACGCGTCGGGCCGCTCAGGTGATCAGTACCGACGACAGGTGGCATGTCAAACACAGGATCCTGGAAGAGCTTGCGGCCCTGAGGAAGAGATAA
- the csrA gene encoding carbon storage regulator CsrA, translating into MLVLSRKKNESIIIADNIEVRVVDIRGDQVKIGISAPPQIKIYREEVYRAIQEENRSALSVSREIPSLDDLLGDDAP; encoded by the coding sequence ATGCTGGTCTTGAGCAGGAAGAAGAACGAGAGCATCATCATCGCAGACAATATAGAGGTCCGCGTGGTGGATATCCGCGGAGACCAGGTGAAGATCGGGATCTCCGCCCCACCTCAGATCAAGATCTACCGGGAAGAGGTGTATCGTGCCATCCAGGAGGAGAACCGTTCGGCTCTGAGCGTCTCCAGGGAGATTCCCTCCCTCGATGATCTCCTGGGCGACGACGCGCCTTAA
- the tsaB gene encoding tRNA (adenosine(37)-N6)-threonylcarbamoyltransferase complex dimerization subunit type 1 TsaB, which yields MNILCIDTSTELLSVVASSGKAHISLHVDRGLVHAEQLLLTIHRVCTLLHTSLSRMDLLACCAGPGSFTGLRIGLATMKGLSVSLGIPFVLVPTLDAYALPYRGEEYPVLPVIDGRKQRYYTALYLEGTRRTEYLDLTLGELSELIAPYPRVSLAGPHAQRCKAAWFPEDQKVQVAPRFREALDGEALSLARSIYEEQGGAPPSAQPLYLRLSEAEIGITRRAD from the coding sequence ATGAACATCCTCTGCATAGACACCTCCACGGAACTGCTCTCGGTCGTGGCATCCTCTGGCAAAGCCCACATCTCTCTCCACGTGGATCGGGGATTGGTACATGCCGAACAGTTGCTCCTCACTATCCACAGGGTGTGCACGCTTCTCCACACGTCGCTGAGCAGGATGGATCTCCTCGCCTGCTGTGCAGGACCAGGCTCGTTCACCGGACTGCGCATCGGCCTGGCCACCATGAAGGGCCTCTCCGTGAGCCTCGGGATCCCCTTCGTACTCGTGCCCACCCTCGACGCATACGCCCTCCCCTACCGGGGAGAGGAGTATCCGGTGCTCCCGGTGATCGATGGGAGGAAACAGCGCTACTACACCGCCCTCTACCTCGAGGGTACACGCAGGACGGAATATCTCGACCTCACCCTCGGGGAACTCTCCGAACTCATCGCCCCTTACCCCAGAGTCTCCTTGGCCGGACCTCACGCACAGAGATGCAAGGCCGCCTGGTTCCCCGAGGACCAGAAGGTGCAGGTCGCACCTCGGTTCCGGGAAGCCCTCGACGGAGAGGCCCTCTCCCTCGCCCGATCGATCTATGAGGAGCAGGGAGGTGCTCCTCCTTCTGCTCAACCTCTCTATCTCCGGCTCAGTGAGGCGGAGATAGGGATCACGCGAAGAGCAGATTAA
- the tsaE gene encoding tRNA (adenosine(37)-N6)-threonylcarbamoyltransferase complex ATPase subunit type 1 TsaE: MNEYLSRGPEETEAVGRRIASRITAPVVVALYAPLGGGKTTLMRGLARGWGYDGPVTSPSYTIVTVYEGEVPIYHIDAYRIASEEDLIYLGLEDILYGDGIAVIEWAEKVKTLLPERHVSITIEVVDASRRKITVKEEGR; this comes from the coding sequence CTGAACGAATACCTCTCTCGCGGACCGGAGGAAACCGAGGCGGTGGGGCGGAGGATCGCTTCACGCATCACTGCTCCGGTGGTGGTGGCGCTCTATGCGCCCCTGGGAGGGGGCAAGACGACACTCATGAGAGGTCTGGCCCGCGGGTGGGGATACGACGGCCCCGTGACAAGCCCGAGCTATACCATAGTCACGGTCTACGAGGGTGAGGTCCCCATCTATCACATCGATGCGTACCGGATCGCCTCCGAGGAGGATCTCATCTACCTGGGGCTGGAAGACATCCTCTACGGGGATGGTATCGCCGTGATCGAGTGGGCCGAGAAGGTGAAGACCCTTCTCCCCGAACGACACGTCTCGATCACCATAGAGGTAGTGGACGCATCCAGAAGGAAGATCACCGTGAAGGAAGAAGGGCGATGA
- a CDS encoding PilZ domain-containing protein produces the protein MPLLRYEFQFFTETDPTTNLIMILVLIGAVLLTVVVGKLTSQRSGGGARSLSGLGTFSFRRSARKIGLTRHYIRLLEGLVKKYRVSNPERVLHNSPVLDNILRREMAEIEESRLPDAEKDLRKHHLFLIKQVIEANSPRRGTLGSTRHLKPGEEVKLYLPHSRRLYLSEVAENTPTYLGIRAPLDEQGKLVKLPPGSRVHLSFVRYGTQLFSAPATVRHVSTRSSIPILYIDHLSRVPQVLKRRHKRIEFNAPTYFYKVQIVEGTGRRREAVVNTGQRYNGTIIDLSAGGCGVRTYYPLPPGSLLRLDFRTDLGEPISAYGKVRGVTTERGKGTIMHVMFTSMSRHHLNELREIIYDMRPGLSISPPGY, from the coding sequence ATGCCGCTCCTTCGCTACGAGTTCCAGTTCTTCACCGAGACCGACCCCACCACGAATCTCATCATGATCCTCGTCCTCATCGGTGCCGTACTCCTCACCGTGGTGGTGGGAAAGCTCACCTCTCAACGGAGCGGAGGGGGGGCGAGAAGCCTCTCGGGACTCGGCACCTTCTCCTTCCGGCGGTCGGCCAGGAAGATCGGTCTCACCCGACACTATATCCGCCTTCTCGAGGGACTGGTGAAGAAGTACCGTGTATCCAATCCCGAACGCGTACTCCACAACAGCCCCGTGCTCGACAACATCCTCAGGCGGGAGATGGCCGAGATAGAGGAATCGAGACTCCCCGATGCTGAGAAGGACCTCAGGAAGCACCATCTGTTTCTCATCAAACAGGTGATCGAGGCCAATAGCCCCAGGAGGGGGACCCTCGGGTCAACCAGACATCTGAAACCCGGGGAAGAGGTCAAGCTCTACCTCCCTCATAGCCGGAGGCTCTACCTCTCCGAGGTGGCGGAGAACACCCCCACCTATCTGGGGATACGAGCTCCTCTGGACGAACAGGGAAAGCTCGTGAAACTCCCACCCGGAAGCCGGGTCCACCTCAGCTTCGTACGCTACGGCACCCAGCTGTTTTCCGCCCCTGCCACCGTCCGCCACGTGAGCACCCGCTCCTCCATCCCGATCCTCTACATCGATCACCTCTCCCGGGTGCCACAGGTGTTGAAACGACGACACAAGAGGATCGAATTCAACGCGCCCACCTACTTCTACAAGGTCCAGATCGTGGAGGGAACGGGACGGAGACGGGAGGCGGTCGTCAATACCGGACAGCGATACAACGGAACCATCATCGACCTCTCGGCCGGCGGCTGCGGAGTGAGGACCTACTATCCCCTCCCCCCCGGCTCCCTCCTCAGGCTCGACTTCAGGACCGACCTGGGGGAACCCATCTCCGCGTACGGGAAAGTGCGGGGAGTCACCACCGAGAGGGGGAAGGGGACGATCATGCATGTGATGTTCACCAGCATGTCTCGTCACCATCTGAACGAACTCCGGGAGATCATCTACGACATGCGTCCCGGGCTCAGCATCTCTCCTCCCGGATATTGA
- the fliD gene encoding flagellar filament capping protein FliD has product MSDISIPGVTSKYNTEELVGKLVEAKKVPLTRMEDTLASYRKQQEAWQEIATLTSKVRESAKRLYGFENPFQEKIAESSDERVLTASTTREALEGTHRIEVTRLAAADRFLSDPVSEEYTVPEGTYTFRIGEEEVSFSFSGGSIEDFIARLNRRGEGLLKASIVRQSPTQEVLLLESLKTGKDAALAFEGAARELAVELGLIEPVPVTSFEARFDEAHIASWETPLEESGHRIVDSTLVLPPGSSLQLPVSPPVKVTPRMVLEVTLDVRELEEPPQPTPPPGPSLPGTEGVTLDGVSVEGAPSEVPLPQWTPPPTPPRVDDDQVLFAMKNGRTVPLTPLDRGPFPKTITIPLSSLVDGLDAIALRNRNTHKEITISSLRIYDPSVRADFIPKHPVSQAQDAELLLDGIPLTRPTNDIEDAIPGTTLHLHDTSDRTVNLSIRPDKETIKDTIISFVGQYNRLMAYLNIYTQGDEQVISEIGYFTDEEREGAKEKLGIFRGDMTLTQLRNKLQTIMMNPYETRDPSVRLLAQIGISTNATRGGPFDRTKLRGYLEIDEKVLDAALEKDILVIKDLFGRDSDGDLVVDTGAAFLTEETLKQYGSTGGVYDIRLNTLKTKINATNKEIEDYKEYLQDYEVELRRKYGMMEGMLETLEKNSQEIENFSRSLSNQNR; this is encoded by the coding sequence ATGTCCGACATCTCAATTCCCGGTGTCACGAGTAAATACAACACAGAAGAACTCGTCGGCAAGCTCGTCGAGGCGAAAAAGGTTCCCCTCACCCGAATGGAGGACACCCTCGCCTCTTACAGGAAACAGCAGGAAGCCTGGCAGGAAATAGCCACCCTCACCTCCAAGGTGAGGGAAAGTGCAAAGCGCCTCTACGGATTCGAGAATCCCTTCCAGGAAAAGATTGCAGAGAGCTCCGACGAACGAGTGCTCACCGCCTCCACCACCAGAGAGGCCCTGGAGGGGACGCACAGGATCGAGGTCACCCGTCTCGCCGCAGCGGACCGCTTCCTCTCCGATCCCGTGTCCGAGGAGTACACCGTCCCGGAGGGGACCTATACCTTCCGCATAGGGGAGGAGGAGGTCAGCTTCTCGTTTTCCGGCGGCAGTATCGAGGACTTCATCGCCCGTCTCAACCGGCGGGGGGAGGGACTCCTCAAGGCGAGCATCGTACGACAGTCCCCCACACAGGAGGTCCTCCTCCTCGAATCGCTCAAGACAGGCAAGGACGCCGCGCTCGCCTTCGAAGGCGCGGCGAGGGAACTCGCCGTGGAGCTCGGCCTCATCGAGCCCGTGCCCGTCACCTCGTTCGAGGCCCGATTCGACGAGGCCCATATCGCCTCCTGGGAGACCCCTCTGGAGGAATCCGGCCACAGGATCGTGGACTCCACCCTCGTCCTCCCTCCGGGGAGTTCGCTTCAGCTTCCCGTCTCGCCTCCCGTCAAGGTGACCCCCCGGATGGTCCTCGAGGTCACGTTGGACGTGAGGGAACTCGAGGAACCGCCTCAACCCACCCCCCCTCCCGGCCCTTCCCTCCCAGGCACGGAAGGCGTGACACTGGACGGCGTCTCGGTGGAGGGAGCTCCTTCAGAGGTCCCCTTGCCCCAATGGACTCCACCTCCGACCCCTCCCCGCGTAGACGACGATCAGGTACTCTTCGCCATGAAGAACGGGAGAACGGTACCCCTCACACCCCTCGACCGGGGACCGTTTCCCAAGACGATCACCATTCCTCTCTCGTCCCTTGTGGACGGTCTGGACGCGATCGCATTGCGGAACAGGAACACCCACAAGGAGATCACGATCTCATCCCTCCGCATCTACGATCCCTCTGTGCGGGCGGATTTCATCCCGAAACATCCCGTGAGCCAGGCCCAGGACGCCGAGCTCCTCCTCGACGGCATCCCCCTCACCCGACCCACGAACGACATCGAGGACGCGATTCCCGGGACGACCCTCCATCTTCACGACACGAGTGATCGCACGGTGAACCTCTCCATCCGCCCCGACAAGGAGACCATCAAGGACACCATCATCTCGTTCGTCGGACAATACAACAGGCTCATGGCCTATCTGAACATATACACCCAGGGTGACGAACAGGTGATCTCCGAGATAGGGTATTTCACCGACGAAGAGCGGGAAGGGGCGAAGGAGAAGCTGGGGATCTTCCGGGGCGACATGACGCTCACTCAGCTCAGGAACAAGCTCCAGACCATCATGATGAATCCGTATGAGACGAGGGATCCCTCCGTCCGGCTCCTCGCCCAGATAGGAATCTCCACCAATGCCACGAGGGGAGGCCCGTTCGACCGCACCAAGCTGCGGGGCTATCTCGAGATCGACGAAAAGGTCCTGGACGCCGCCCTTGAGAAGGACATCCTCGTGATCAAGGATCTCTTCGGGAGGGACAGCGACGGGGACCTCGTGGTCGATACAGGAGCGGCCTTTCTCACGGAGGAGACCCTGAAGCAGTACGGGAGCACGGGGGGGGTGTACGACATACGTCTCAACACCTTGAAGACAAAGATAAACGCCACGAACAAAGAGATCGAAGACTACAAGGAATACCTTCAGGACTACGAGGTGGAACTCCGAAGGAAGTATGGTATGATGGAGGGGATGCTGGAGACGCTCGAAAAGAATTCCCAGGAGATCGAAAACTTCTCCCGGTCCCTTTCGAATCAGAACAGATAG
- a CDS encoding flagellar protein FlaG, producing MRIDGVWGGNQQQQDYETHRQANDISSSHETSGTAREALRKETFSPPTRLPSLFNRRLKYMIDPEVHQVIVKVIDRETEKVIKELPPEALQRLHRRIREAVALLVDEQV from the coding sequence ATGAGGATCGACGGAGTATGGGGGGGGAACCAGCAACAGCAGGACTATGAGACACACCGACAGGCGAACGATATATCCTCATCCCACGAGACATCCGGCACGGCGAGGGAAGCCCTCAGAAAGGAGACATTCAGTCCCCCGACACGACTCCCCTCTCTCTTCAATAGACGTCTCAAGTACATGATAGATCCAGAAGTGCATCAGGTAATCGTAAAGGTGATCGACAGGGAAACCGAAAAGGTGATAAAGGAGCTCCCGCCAGAAGCATTGCAGCGTCTTCACAGACGCATACGAGAGGCAGTGGCTCTTCTGGTAGACGAGCAGGTATAG
- a CDS encoding flagellin encodes MIINHNMSALYANRTLAERDTAITKNIEKLSSGLRITRAADDAAGLAISEKMRSQIRGLNQAARNIQDAVSFIQTTEGYLQETQDILHRLRELSVQAANGIYSDEDRLQIQVEVSQLVDEINRIASHAQFNGMNLLTGGFAPNGPRSLTIQVGANMDQQERIYIGTMTAEALLGGQNAGAGALVSISTPEDANRTIGQVDTALRIVSKQRADLGAYQNRFEMAWKGVSVAAENIQAAESRIRDVDMASEMVEYVKNQILTQANTAMLAQANMKTQSVLQLLG; translated from the coding sequence ATGATCATAAACCACAACATGAGCGCCCTGTACGCGAACAGGACGCTCGCCGAACGGGACACGGCGATCACCAAGAACATCGAGAAGCTGTCCTCCGGTCTCAGAATCACCCGGGCAGCCGACGATGCAGCGGGGCTCGCCATCTCCGAGAAGATGCGTTCCCAGATCCGCGGTCTCAACCAGGCGGCCCGGAACATCCAGGACGCAGTCTCCTTCATCCAGACCACCGAGGGATACCTCCAGGAGACCCAGGACATCCTCCACAGGCTCAGGGAACTCTCGGTCCAGGCCGCGAACGGGATCTACAGCGACGAGGACCGGCTACAGATCCAGGTTGAGGTGTCCCAGCTGGTGGACGAGATCAACAGGATCGCATCCCACGCCCAGTTCAACGGGATGAACCTGCTCACCGGTGGATTCGCGCCCAACGGTCCCAGGAGCCTCACCATCCAGGTGGGTGCCAACATGGATCAGCAGGAGCGGATCTACATCGGAACCATGACCGCAGAAGCCCTTCTCGGCGGTCAGAACGCGGGTGCAGGGGCCCTCGTCTCCATCTCGACTCCCGAGGACGCGAACAGGACCATCGGTCAGGTCGATACCGCCCTGAGGATCGTCTCCAAACAGAGAGCGGACCTCGGTGCGTATCAGAACAGGTTCGAGATGGCCTGGAAGGGCGTCTCCGTGGCGGCGGAGAACATCCAGGCGGCCGAGTCCCGGATCCGCGATGTGGACATGGCATCGGAGATGGTGGAGTACGTGAAAAACCAGATCCTTACCCAGGCCAACACAGCGATGCTCGCTCAGGCCAACATGAAGACTCAGTCTGTGCTCCAGTTGCTGGGGTAA
- a CDS encoding flagellin — MIINHNLSAMFAQRQHGIVDLDLSKNMEKLSSGLRITRAADDAAGLAISEKMRSQIRGLKQASRNAQDGISFIQTAEGFLQNTQDILQRLRELAVQAANGIYSEEDRMQIQVEVSQLVDEIDRIASHAQFNGMNLLTGRFAREEGENVVTASIWFHIGANMDQRERVYIGTMTAAALQMKNADNTPISLADPESANRAIGVIDLALKKVNKQRADLGAYQTRLEHAMKGLDIGAENLQAAESRIRDLNMAAEMVDYTKNQILLQASTAMLAQANTKTQSVLQLFG; from the coding sequence ATGATTATCAACCACAACCTCAGCGCCATGTTCGCTCAGAGGCAACACGGGATCGTCGATCTCGACCTGAGCAAGAACATGGAGAAACTCTCCTCCGGCCTCAGGATCACCCGTGCGGCCGACGATGCAGCGGGACTCGCCATCTCCGAGAAGATGCGTTCCCAGATACGAGGCCTCAAGCAGGCATCCCGGAACGCCCAGGACGGCATCTCCTTCATCCAGACTGCCGAAGGATTCCTCCAGAACACGCAGGACATCCTCCAGCGTCTGAGGGAACTCGCGGTCCAGGCGGCCAACGGGATCTACAGCGAAGAGGACAGGATGCAGATCCAGGTGGAGGTCTCCCAGCTCGTGGACGAGATCGACAGGATCGCATCCCACGCCCAGTTCAACGGGATGAACCTGCTCACTGGCCGCTTCGCTCGGGAGGAAGGGGAGAATGTGGTCACGGCCAGCATCTGGTTCCACATCGGCGCCAACATGGATCAGAGGGAACGGGTGTACATCGGTACCATGACCGCGGCGGCTCTCCAGATGAAGAACGCCGACAACACCCCGATCTCTCTCGCCGATCCCGAGAGCGCCAACCGCGCCATCGGCGTCATCGATCTCGCCCTCAAGAAGGTGAACAAGCAGCGGGCGGATCTCGGTGCCTACCAGACGAGGCTCGAACATGCGATGAAGGGACTCGACATCGGTGCCGAAAATCTCCAGGCCGCCGAATCGCGCATCCGGGACCTCAACATGGCAGCCGAAATGGTGGATTACACCAAGAACCAGATCCTGCTCCAGGCCTCCACCGCCATGCTCGCGCAGGCCAACACCAAGACACAATCGGTGTTGCAACTTTTCGGATGA
- a CDS encoding tetratricopeptide repeat protein, which yields MQEQKHDPLRHIVFISLPEDLDFSIEDFTIDPRIPLPVEPPPGKDAFSLEELSWEMILSGILKVLAYEPGDPHAAYYRRFAKAVRPSLTEELSETGVFKAKQGDYDLAEEIFLALIGLEPENPGHLLNLAVVYEERAKNYEKLGQEERAEEYRKNAAFTYNRLFLMEEGLPPTAYLNAGFFYAEQHDYATALTYLKRFLDHPEASPSRKGKVRALVEEIEKHHLYDELFQQAYEAIKGGREEEGIDLIRQFLEVYPEVWNAWFLLGWALRRKERYGEALEAFSRAESLHPGDADTLNELAICLIEEGRIEEAEEALNRALRKAPENTKIISNLAIVALKQHRVEEARRLFQVVLEFAPDDPLALQYLKMLEDEV from the coding sequence ATGCAGGAGCAGAAACACGATCCCCTACGACATATCGTCTTCATATCCCTCCCCGAAGATCTCGACTTCTCCATAGAGGATTTCACCATCGACCCTCGCATCCCCCTTCCCGTGGAACCCCCCCCGGGAAAGGATGCCTTTTCCCTGGAGGAGCTCTCCTGGGAGATGATCCTCTCCGGCATACTCAAGGTGCTCGCCTACGAACCGGGGGATCCACATGCCGCATACTATCGCCGCTTCGCGAAGGCGGTCCGCCCTTCTCTCACGGAAGAGCTTTCCGAGACAGGGGTCTTCAAGGCGAAGCAGGGGGACTACGACCTCGCCGAGGAGATATTCCTCGCATTGATCGGACTCGAGCCTGAGAACCCCGGGCACCTCCTGAACCTCGCCGTGGTCTACGAGGAGCGGGCGAAGAACTACGAAAAACTGGGACAGGAAGAACGGGCCGAAGAATACCGAAAGAACGCTGCCTTCACCTACAACCGACTCTTCCTCATGGAAGAAGGGCTTCCCCCCACCGCGTATCTCAACGCCGGGTTCTTCTACGCTGAACAGCACGACTATGCCACCGCCCTCACCTACCTCAAACGGTTCCTCGACCATCCCGAAGCGTCCCCCTCCAGGAAGGGAAAAGTACGGGCACTAGTCGAGGAGATCGAGAAGCACCACCTCTACGACGAACTCTTCCAGCAGGCGTACGAGGCCATCAAAGGAGGCAGGGAGGAAGAGGGGATCGATCTCATCCGCCAGTTCCTGGAGGTCTACCCAGAGGTCTGGAATGCCTGGTTCCTTCTGGGCTGGGCGCTCAGAAGGAAGGAACGCTACGGGGAGGCCCTCGAGGCCTTCAGCCGGGCGGAGTCCCTCCATCCCGGTGATGCCGATACGCTCAACGAACTCGCCATATGTCTCATCGAAGAAGGGAGGATCGAAGAGGCGGAGGAGGCCCTCAACCGAGCCCTCCGTAAAGCCCCGGAGAACACGAAGATCATCTCCAACCTCGCTATCGTGGCCCTCAAACAACACCGGGTGGAGGAGGCGAGAAGGCTCTTCCAGGTGGTCCTCGAGTTCGCTCCCGACGACCCTCTCGCACTTCAGTACCTGAAGATGCTCGAAGACGAGGTGTGA
- a CDS encoding PilZ domain-containing protein, producing MAIVTSQQITRYYNQFKHIEVTFTKGINAAIGLVPTQTYVKCLDEQWPCIIYSSSMEGAKIILNNKLNFMDKLKEAKNLVSLRFCFQQRDKHQPLSFFVSAKVAGITPYGKQDASVSFLTLSYTHRPPDDLIEILGTLLEANINAKNRKEERILLNEEMQRRLKLRERNTLVYIQMVPRRCLLRDLSFSGAKVIMMGVAKFLLKKEVRLRLEFEDPQEAFEIPGRIIRYEPVEGRKDIGAYGIHFDEDKVPHGYKIRLNEALKYLSRQSTDTPQ from the coding sequence ATGGCCATCGTCACCAGCCAGCAGATCACTCGATACTACAACCAGTTCAAGCATATCGAGGTCACCTTCACCAAGGGTATCAACGCCGCCATAGGACTCGTACCCACCCAGACGTACGTGAAGTGCCTCGATGAACAGTGGCCATGCATCATCTATTCCTCCTCCATGGAAGGGGCGAAGATCATCCTCAACAACAAGCTCAACTTCATGGACAAACTGAAGGAGGCGAAGAATCTCGTGAGCCTCCGTTTCTGTTTCCAGCAGCGGGACAAGCACCAACCGCTCTCCTTCTTCGTCTCGGCAAAGGTGGCGGGAATCACGCCCTACGGGAAACAGGATGCCTCGGTGAGCTTTCTCACCCTTTCCTATACACACAGGCCTCCCGACGACCTCATAGAGATCCTGGGAACCCTCCTCGAAGCCAACATCAACGCCAAGAACAGGAAGGAGGAGCGCATCCTCCTCAACGAGGAGATGCAACGCCGACTCAAACTCCGCGAACGGAACACCCTCGTCTACATCCAGATGGTCCCCCGCAGGTGCCTCCTCAGGGACCTCTCGTTCTCAGGGGCAAAGGTGATCATGATGGGGGTGGCGAAGTTCCTCCTCAAGAAAGAAGTGAGACTCAGGCTGGAGTTCGAAGACCCCCAGGAGGCCTTCGAGATTCCCGGTCGCATCATCCGCTATGAGCCGGTGGAGGGACGGAAAGACATCGGAGCGTACGGAATCCATTTCGACGAGGACAAGGTACCCCACGGCTACAAGATCCGTCTCAACGAGGCCCTCAAGTACCTCTCCCGACAGAGCACGGACACCCCTCAGTGA
- a CDS encoding cell division protein ZapA — protein MEHPFEINILGTRFAIRTDQSPQHMERVLSTYTRKVDDIMKKTGVQDPLKIAILAGLVLADDLLHEQTDRTSPHGDELERLTSRLLLQINEALE, from the coding sequence ATGGAACACCCCTTCGAGATCAATATCCTGGGAACCCGATTCGCGATAAGGACCGATCAGTCCCCCCAACACATGGAGCGGGTGCTCTCGACGTACACGCGAAAGGTCGATGACATCATGAAGAAAACGGGCGTGCAGGACCCTCTCAAGATCGCGATCCTTGCGGGACTCGTCCTCGCCGACGACCTGCTTCACGAGCAGACGGACCGCACCTCTCCCCATGGGGATGAACTCGAACGTCTCACCTCCCGGCTCCTCCTCCAGATCAACGAAGCCCTCGAATAG